In a genomic window of Octopus bimaculoides isolate UCB-OBI-ISO-001 chromosome 25, ASM119413v2, whole genome shotgun sequence:
- the LOC106882829 gene encoding merlin produces MPFANMKKVASVSSNTKTYPVRVATMDAELQFVIESRTTGKELFEMVCRTIGLRESWYFGLQFVDSKGYVAWLKFDKRVLNQDVPKENPIPFLFLAKLFPEDVSEELIQEITQHLFFLQVKQSILNMDIYCPPEASVLLASYAVQAKLGDYDEGNYKPGMLSSEDLLPQRVIDQYQMTPEMWAERIKVWYADHRGLPRDEAEMEYLKIVQDFQMYGVNYFQIKNKRQTDLWLGVDAHGLNIYERDNRLEAKISFPWCEIKTVSFKDKKFTIKPMDKKSPDFVFNAPKVRINKLILELCVGNRELYMRRRRTDSMEIQQMKTHAREEKARRQLDRTRLAREKQLKEEAMREKQELERKLLALQEEMRNAHEALMRSEESADLLAEKARIAEEEAVLLRRKSAEVDAEIQRIKISAMKSDEERMLMECRAREAEMMAATLLEDSGRR; encoded by the exons ATGCCATTTGCAAATATGAAGAAAGTGGCATCTGTGTCGTCGAATACCAAAACCTATCCCGTCAGGGTGGCCACTATGGATGCTGAGCTTCAGTTTGTCATCGAA TCACGAACCACAGGCAAAGAACTTTTCGAAATGGTGTGTCGAACGATTGGTCTCCGTGAATCTTGGTACTTTGGTTTACAATTTGTCGATTCCAAAGGATATGTTGCCTGGCTAAAGTTCGATAAAagg GTTTTAAATCAGGATGTACCCAAAGAAAACCCGATTCCATTTCTGTTTCTTGCCAAACTCTTTCCTGAAGATGTCTCTGAAGAACTTATCCAAGAAATCACCCAACACTTATTTTTTCTCCAAGTCAAGCAGTCAATTCTTAACATGGACATTTACTGCCCACCCGAAGCTTCTGTTCTTCTTGCTTCATACGCAGTCCAAGCCAAG TTAGGAGATTATGATGAAGGGAACTATAAACCTGGGATGTTATCCAGTGAAGATCTGCTTCCTCAGAGGGTTATCGACCAATATCAGATGACTCCTGAAATGTGGGCTGAGAGAATCAAAGTATGGTATGCTGATCATAGAGGATTGCCAAG ggatgaAGCTGAGATGGAATATTTAAAGATTGTTCAAGATTTCCAGATGTATGGAGTAAACTATTTTCAGATCAAG AATAAACGTCAAACTGACCTTTGGTTAGGAGTTGATGCTCAtggtttaaatatttatgaaagagaTAACCGCCTTGAAGCTAAAATATCGTTTCCCTGGTGTGAGATTAAGACAGTTTCCTTTAAAGATAAAAAG TTTACCATCAAACCCATGGATAAGAAATCCCCTGACTTTGTATTCAATGCTCCAAAAGTTCGAATCAACAAACTG ATTCTTGAACTCTGTGTTGGGAACCGTGAATTATACATGAGGAGACGAAGAACAGATTCTATGGAAATTCAACAGATGAAAACTCATGCCAGAGAAGAAAAGGCTCGAAGACAG CTTGACCGGACACGACTTGCGCGggagaaacaattaaaagaagaagCCATGCGTGAAAAACAAGAACTGGAAAGAAAATTACTTGCTTTGCAGGAGGAAATGCGAAATGCACATGAAGCATTG ATGCGGTCTGAAGAATCTGCCGATTTACTTGCAGAAAAGGCTCGAATTGCAGAAGAAGAAGCTGTGTTACTCAGAAGGAAATCTGCTGAAGTTGATGCAGAAATCCAACGTATCAAGATCTCTGCAATGAAA